The following proteins come from a genomic window of Campylobacter coli 76339:
- a CDS encoding Citrate synthase (si), which produces MSNSITVTDNRNGKSYDFPIYDGTSGPSVVDMGSFYKQTGMFSYDEGLTSTATCKSKITYIDGEEGILMHRGYPIEWLAENKLFLDVVHLLLYKELPSSERLESFRYELKKRSYIHEGMHRLFDSFPDNAHPMAVLQGAVSSLSAFYPDHLNMNVREEYMEMAARIVAKIPTIVATAYRYKNGFPMAYPNLDRGFTENFLYMLRTYPYDHVELKPIEIKALDTVFMLHADHEQNASTSTVRAVGSTHAHPYACISAGIGALWGHAHGGANEGVIRMLEEIATVDRVDEFIKRAKDKNDPFRLMGFGHRVYKNFDPRAKVLKKLRDQLIDELGIDTNLIKVATRIEEIALQDDYFVQRNLYPNVDFHSGLILKALGIPNEMFATLFVIGRTPGWIAQWIEQKEQEALKIVRPRQLYLGETSKI; this is translated from the coding sequence ATGTCAAATTCTATTACTGTAACTGATAACAGAAATGGTAAAAGTTATGATTTCCCTATATATGATGGTACCTCTGGCCCAAGTGTTGTGGATATGGGCAGTTTTTATAAGCAAACAGGAATGTTTTCTTACGATGAGGGTTTAACCTCTACAGCTACTTGTAAATCAAAAATTACCTATATTGACGGTGAAGAGGGTATTTTAATGCACCGTGGATATCCTATAGAGTGGCTTGCTGAAAATAAACTTTTTTTAGATGTAGTGCATCTTTTACTTTATAAAGAACTTCCAAGCAGTGAAAGGCTTGAGTCTTTTAGATATGAACTTAAAAAACGCTCTTATATACATGAGGGTATGCATCGTCTTTTTGATTCTTTTCCTGATAATGCTCATCCCATGGCTGTTTTGCAAGGTGCTGTTTCATCACTGAGTGCTTTTTATCCTGATCATTTAAATATGAATGTTAGGGAAGAATATATGGAGATGGCAGCTAGAATTGTGGCAAAAATTCCTACCATAGTAGCTACTGCTTATCGTTATAAAAATGGTTTTCCTATGGCTTATCCAAATTTGGATCGCGGATTTACCGAAAACTTCCTGTATATGTTAAGAACTTATCCTTATGATCATGTTGAACTTAAACCTATAGAAATAAAAGCACTCGATACTGTGTTTATGCTTCATGCAGATCATGAGCAAAATGCTTCTACTTCTACTGTTCGTGCTGTAGGATCTACTCATGCGCATCCTTACGCATGTATTTCAGCGGGTATTGGAGCACTTTGGGGTCATGCTCATGGGGGTGCAAATGAAGGCGTTATTAGAATGCTTGAAGAAATAGCAACTGTTGATAGAGTGGATGAATTTATTAAAAGAGCAAAAGATAAAAACGATCCATTCCGCTTAATGGGCTTTGGACATAGAGTTTATAAAAATTTTGATCCACGTGCTAAAGTACTTAAAAAACTTCGCGATCAATTAATCGATGAATTAGGTATCGATACGAATTTGATCAAAGTAGCAACTCGCATAGAAGAGATTGCTTTACAAGATGATTATTTTGTACAAAGAAATCTTTATCCAAATGTGGATTTTCATAGCGGCTTGATTTTAAAAGCTCTAGGAATTCCAAATGAAATGTTTGCAACTCTTTTCGTGATTGGACGCACGCCAGGCTGGATAGCGCAATGGATAGAGCAAAAAGAACAAGAAGCGCTAAAAATTGTCCGCCCAAGACAACTTTATCTTGGAGAAACTAGCAAAATTTAA